Proteins encoded by one window of Nitrospirota bacterium:
- a CDS encoding DUF3553 domain-containing protein, protein MMSKDVLLDDLNARQRDAILHAKGPLLVLAGAGSGKTRVITYKFAHLVKKKKYAAPSILTVTFTNKAAEEMKERIGAFIDGDLKSAWIGTFHSQCNKILRREIRALGYKPDFTIYDEGDQCGLIRHILKEFNIYEALYKGVAGRVSILKSSLISPEQFLSQGDGFSFDEKLGRVYLKYQDELKRCNALDFDDLITLTVRLFEEYPKIREKYVELFPYILVDEFQDTNRSQYRLLHLLASAHNNICAVGDDDQSIYKFRGADVSNILDFEKDFPGATIIKLEQNYRSTQNILDVSGSVIARNPLRRPKKLWTDRGPGERVCYYQLNTEDDEAKYVARAIKDLYLKNNYEYSDFAVLYRINLQARAIEDALREEGIPYTVVSGISFYQRREIKDLISYMRVALNRDDTVSVRRIINSPSRGIGASTLAKIEQEAKKHSVNLLTAIASMLKSNNVAVSLKDKLGEFIKIIDSLSPASCKTAAEMLKDIVEKTGYIQDIEEERLQNIMELIASAENIGVKDFLERASLVTGADGETPRDAAVSLMTLHSAKGLEFPVVFIVGLEEGILPYFKAIDDEAEMHEERRLFYVGMTRARDMLYLHGVKKRRLFSKVQDQEASRFLDDIPRDCCQWLEKTIPQQKPVAAPKPVRIAPARPSGPAYIVGSKVKHPSWGIGIVRDCCGDGDETKVTVNFPNVGLKRLSVKHANLERI, encoded by the coding sequence ATGATGTCAAAGGATGTTTTACTAGACGATCTCAACGCCCGGCAGCGCGACGCCATCCTTCACGCGAAAGGTCCGCTCCTGGTGCTCGCGGGCGCGGGAAGCGGCAAGACGCGGGTGATCACCTATAAATTCGCCCACCTGGTCAAGAAGAAGAAGTATGCGGCCCCGTCGATCCTTACCGTCACCTTCACCAACAAAGCCGCCGAGGAGATGAAAGAACGCATCGGCGCGTTTATCGACGGCGATCTCAAGAGCGCCTGGATCGGCACTTTCCATTCGCAGTGCAACAAGATCCTCCGGAGAGAGATCAGGGCCCTCGGCTACAAGCCCGACTTCACGATCTACGACGAAGGGGATCAGTGCGGTCTCATCCGCCACATCCTCAAGGAGTTCAACATCTACGAGGCGCTCTACAAAGGGGTCGCCGGGCGCGTCAGCATCCTGAAGTCGTCCCTCATCTCTCCCGAGCAGTTCCTCTCGCAGGGAGACGGGTTCAGCTTCGACGAGAAGCTCGGCAGGGTCTACCTGAAATACCAGGACGAGCTGAAGCGCTGCAACGCCCTCGACTTTGACGACCTCATTACGCTCACCGTACGGCTCTTCGAGGAGTATCCGAAGATACGCGAAAAGTATGTCGAGCTGTTCCCCTATATCCTCGTCGACGAGTTCCAGGATACGAACCGCTCGCAGTACCGGCTCCTGCACCTCCTCGCCTCGGCTCATAACAACATCTGCGCAGTCGGCGACGACGACCAGAGCATCTATAAGTTCCGGGGCGCGGACGTAAGCAACATCCTCGACTTCGAAAAGGATTTTCCGGGGGCGACGATCATCAAGCTCGAGCAGAACTACCGCTCCACCCAGAACATCCTCGATGTCTCCGGCTCGGTCATCGCCAGGAACCCCCTCCGCCGGCCTAAAAAACTCTGGACCGACCGCGGGCCCGGGGAGCGCGTCTGCTATTACCAGCTCAACACCGAGGACGACGAAGCGAAGTACGTGGCCCGCGCCATAAAAGACCTGTACCTCAAGAACAATTACGAGTACAGCGACTTCGCGGTGCTCTACCGCATCAACCTCCAGGCGCGGGCGATCGAAGACGCCCTGCGCGAAGAGGGTATCCCCTACACCGTGGTGAGCGGCATAAGCTTCTATCAGAGGAGAGAGATCAAGGACCTCATCTCCTACATGCGGGTTGCGCTGAACCGCGACGATACGGTGAGCGTCAGGAGGATCATCAACAGCCCCTCGCGGGGGATCGGGGCCTCGACGCTCGCCAAGATCGAGCAGGAGGCGAAGAAGCACTCCGTCAATCTCCTCACGGCGATAGCGTCGATGCTGAAATCGAATAACGTGGCCGTCTCGCTCAAGGACAAGCTCGGCGAATTCATCAAGATCATCGACAGCCTCTCTCCCGCCTCCTGCAAGACCGCTGCCGAGATGCTGAAGGACATCGTCGAGAAGACAGGATACATCCAGGACATCGAGGAGGAGCGGCTCCAGAATATCATGGAGCTGATCGCCTCGGCGGAGAACATCGGCGTCAAGGACTTTCTCGAACGCGCCTCGCTCGTGACCGGGGCGGACGGCGAGACCCCGAGGGACGCCGCGGTGTCGCTCATGACGCTGCACAGCGCCAAGGGCCTCGAGTTTCCGGTCGTGTTCATCGTCGGCCTCGAGGAGGGCATTCTGCCCTACTTCAAAGCCATTGATGACGAAGCGGAGATGCACGAGGAGCGGCGGCTCTTCTACGTGGGCATGACCAGGGCGAGAGATATGCTCTACCTCCACGGCGTCAAAAAGAGGAGACTCTTCTCCAAGGTCCAGGACCAGGAGGCGTCCCGCTTTCTCGACGATATCCCGAGGGACTGCTGCCAGTGGCTCGAAAAGACTATCCCCCAGCAAAAGCCGGTTGCGGCCCCGAAACCGGTCAGGATAGCTCCTGCGCGGCCGAGCGGCCCGGCCTACATCGTCGGGAGCAAGGTGAAACACCCCTCCTGGGGGATCGGCATCGTGCGGGACTGCTGCGGCGACGGCGACGAGACGAAGGTGACCGTCAACTTCCCGAACGTCGGCCTGAAGCGCCTCTCGGTCAAGCATGCAAACCTGGAGAGGATATAG
- the gatC gene encoding Asp-tRNA(Asn)/Glu-tRNA(Gln) amidotransferase subunit GatC, with product MRITRDDAAHIAKLSRLALSGEELDTFSSQLSTILDYVEQLNTLDTSGVEPTSHVLPLNNVVREDVPAASLPREEALRNAPDRTEKFYRVPKIIE from the coding sequence ATGAGGATAACAAGGGACGATGCAGCCCACATAGCGAAGCTCTCGCGGCTCGCCCTCTCCGGTGAGGAGCTCGATACCTTCAGCAGCCAGCTCAGCACGATCCTCGACTATGTGGAGCAGCTCAACACGCTCGACACGAGCGGGGTCGAGCCGACCTCGCATGTGCTGCCCCTGAACAATGTCGTGAGAGAGGACGTACCGGCAGCGTCGCTGCCGCGCGAGGAGGCGCTGAGGAACGCCCCCGACCGGACCGAGAAGTTCTACCGGGTGCCGAAAATAATAGAATAA
- the panD gene encoding aspartate 1-decarboxylase, translating into MLRCFLRSKIHMATVTESNLAYEGSITIDRELMDQAGILPYEQVMISNLNNGERFETYVIPGKPGSREFCLNGPTARKGMVGDRIIIFAYCYLDKAEMEGFSPVIIKLDGNNNPLG; encoded by the coding sequence ATGCTGAGATGTTTTTTAAGATCGAAGATTCACATGGCAACGGTGACGGAATCGAACCTCGCCTACGAGGGGAGCATTACCATTGATCGTGAGCTCATGGACCAGGCGGGCATACTGCCCTATGAGCAGGTCATGATCAGCAACCTGAACAACGGCGAGCGGTTCGAGACGTATGTGATACCCGGGAAGCCGGGCTCCCGCGAATTCTGCCTCAACGGCCCCACCGCGCGCAAGGGCATGGTCGGCGACCGGATCATCATCTTCGCCTATTGCTATCTCGACAAGGCGGAGATGGAAGGGTTCTCCCCCGTCATCATCAAGCTCGACGGGAATAATAACCCCCTCGGGTAA
- a CDS encoding nucleotidyl transferase AbiEii/AbiGii toxin family protein yields MLVGGLAVNYYGLPRSTQDIDLLVEDTEENIERIREALSFLQDKASLEVRPDDVRNYTVVRIADEIVIGLIGKVGDLTYRNAGIEIYDLDGIPVPIADLKTMIRSKQGVRERDKADLQFFLLLQEKEEGER; encoded by the coding sequence ATCCTGGTAGGCGGTCTGGCGGTCAACTACTATGGGCTGCCCCGTTCTACGCAGGATATTGACCTGCTTGTAGAGGATACCGAGGAGAACATAGAGAGGATCAGAGAGGCCTTATCGTTCTTGCAGGATAAGGCGTCGCTGGAGGTTCGCCCGGACGATGTAAGGAACTATACCGTCGTGAGAATCGCTGATGAGATAGTCATCGGTCTGATCGGTAAAGTCGGGGACTTAACCTATCGGAACGCCGGAATCGAGATATATGACCTGGATGGTATTCCTGTTCCCATTGCCGACCTGAAAACCATGATCCGGAGCAAACAGGGCGTTAGAGAAAGAGATAAGGCAGATCTTCAATTCTTTCTTTTGTTGCAGGAAAAAGAAGAGGGGGAGCGATAA
- a CDS encoding MtrB/PioB family decaheme-associated outer membrane protein has protein sequence MKTTLITLAIILGLMTLSSNAVAEEKKMEGGISVTGMLTEVNGSEAKFNEYRDTQDGVYGDIRLGYESGRYYFDLKAANFGYAHNSEDWGFDNQRYDLSGGIWGKFKYDFFYDEIPHNITYGARSFYSGIGTGSLTGAPIPLAPGDVTIADAWNAFDYSLKRKQYGGGIRLDAIRPFFFDVSAAREERDGIRPTAASTGTPGQGAVELPAPIDYVTNTLKAEAGYSRKPLYASVSFLYSNFDNDNEVLSFQHPVTGGVDNTSLPPGNEYYKGSFKGAVNLPFNSKFDVNLGFSRKESNPLLITSYVFEGAAASVDYGGRTTFDGKIDTQNYAFALTSRPVRFLDTKLFYRYYEWENKSDRITHTDSGSGVTLTNRLFDYHKNSAGIELGFRLPANFHITPAYKYVKTNRSREDLPETEDDIYSIDARWTGLDFLTVRAGYERLERDAEHGQLTVVTGVQAEQDVADVVEPFLRRFDAGPQDRDTYRASVELYPLEALNVGFGFQYKKSDYKDTVFGLHDDKRYEFNVDADYAIGRFARLFAYFDYERTKLYQFQRQAPFNADAGLMDPTVPPVVLVPPPPPGGPVFNWDVTQVNESYDYGAATDIYLIPRKLTLQLQYNHVDSDGSADYTYFFADALTLGRTNENIDIDNWDDYRKDLFIAKVIFNVTKAFSLSAGYAYEQYKYNDATLDGYIFAFPIATPNTFLTGAYADQSYNANVVFATVAYKF, from the coding sequence ATGAAAACAACGTTGATTACCCTTGCAATCATACTAGGGCTCATGACGCTCTCGTCGAATGCTGTCGCTGAGGAAAAGAAGATGGAAGGCGGCATCAGTGTGACCGGCATGCTCACGGAGGTGAACGGCAGCGAGGCGAAGTTCAATGAGTACCGGGACACCCAGGACGGCGTGTACGGCGACATCCGGCTCGGCTACGAAAGCGGGAGATACTACTTCGATCTCAAAGCGGCGAATTTCGGCTATGCCCATAACAGCGAAGATTGGGGCTTCGACAACCAGCGGTACGATCTCAGCGGCGGCATATGGGGGAAATTCAAATACGATTTTTTCTACGATGAGATTCCTCATAACATCACCTATGGAGCGCGGAGTTTCTATTCAGGCATCGGCACGGGGAGCCTCACCGGAGCGCCTATCCCTCTTGCCCCCGGTGATGTCACGATAGCTGACGCATGGAATGCCTTTGATTACTCCCTGAAGCGTAAACAGTACGGCGGCGGTATACGACTCGACGCGATAAGACCGTTTTTCTTCGATGTCTCGGCAGCGAGGGAAGAGCGGGACGGCATAAGACCGACGGCCGCCTCAACAGGCACCCCGGGACAGGGGGCTGTAGAGCTTCCGGCGCCGATCGACTATGTGACCAATACCTTGAAAGCAGAGGCGGGCTACTCGAGGAAGCCCCTGTATGCATCGGTGAGCTTCCTGTACAGCAACTTCGACAATGACAACGAGGTGTTGAGCTTTCAGCACCCGGTGACCGGCGGCGTCGACAATACGAGTCTTCCGCCCGGCAACGAGTATTACAAGGGAAGTTTTAAAGGAGCAGTCAATCTCCCCTTCAACAGCAAGTTCGATGTCAATCTCGGCTTTTCGAGAAAAGAGTCAAACCCGCTGCTTATTACCTCCTATGTTTTTGAAGGTGCTGCTGCGAGCGTCGATTACGGAGGAAGGACTACGTTTGACGGGAAGATCGATACCCAGAATTACGCTTTTGCCCTGACATCGCGTCCTGTACGCTTCCTGGATACCAAGCTCTTCTACCGGTATTATGAATGGGAAAACAAGTCCGACAGGATAACCCATACCGACAGCGGGAGCGGCGTCACTCTTACGAACCGGCTTTTCGACTATCATAAAAACAGCGCCGGCATCGAGCTCGGCTTCAGGCTGCCGGCGAATTTCCATATTACTCCTGCCTACAAATATGTGAAGACCAACAGGAGCAGGGAGGACCTCCCGGAGACCGAGGACGACATCTACTCGATCGACGCGCGGTGGACCGGGCTCGACTTCCTGACTGTCAGGGCAGGGTACGAGCGGCTCGAAAGGGATGCGGAGCACGGGCAGTTGACGGTCGTTACGGGTGTTCAGGCAGAGCAGGACGTTGCAGATGTGGTCGAGCCTTTCCTGAGGAGGTTCGATGCAGGGCCGCAGGACAGGGATACGTACCGGGCGTCGGTTGAGCTGTATCCCCTGGAAGCTCTTAACGTGGGATTCGGGTTCCAATACAAAAAGTCGGACTATAAGGATACGGTGTTCGGTCTGCATGATGACAAGAGGTATGAATTCAATGTCGATGCGGATTACGCCATAGGGAGATTTGCACGGTTGTTTGCCTACTTCGACTACGAAAGGACCAAGCTGTATCAATTCCAGCGCCAGGCTCCTTTCAATGCGGATGCCGGCTTGATGGATCCGACCGTCCCGCCTGTGGTGCTGGTTCCTCCGCCTCCTCCGGGGGGCCCTGTATTTAACTGGGACGTTACGCAGGTCAACGAGAGCTACGACTACGGAGCCGCTACCGACATCTATCTCATTCCCAGGAAGCTGACGCTTCAGCTCCAGTATAACCATGTGGATTCCGACGGGTCCGCGGACTATACCTACTTCTTTGCCGATGCGCTTACGCTGGGGCGCACCAACGAGAACATCGATATCGACAATTGGGACGACTACCGGAAAGACCTCTTCATAGCCAAGGTCATCTTCAATGTCACAAAGGCGTTTTCTCTCTCCGCGGGATATGCTTATGAGCAGTATAAGTATAATGACGCAACGCTTGACGGATACATATTCGCCTTCCCTATTGCTACACCGAATACGTTCTTGACCGGCGCCTACGCGGATCAGTCGTACAACGCCAACGTGGTCTTCGCCACGGTCGCCTACAAGTTCTAG
- a CDS encoding DmsE family decaheme c-type cytochrome, giving the protein MMKKVILLLVIFLSSLVIFSGSALSQRDTAGKAGYVGSETCRGCHEAYYESYARSVHGKKAVPGTPASSFGCESCHGPGAEHVQKGGGRGTGIFTFERGVAAEKKSAQCLSCHEDSRHLAFWNLSEHQSSGVSCDQCHSSHFGGDENLRGPEPDLCFDCHRSINFQVNKQSHHPIREGKVMCTSCHDTHGTMNPKMIKADTVNELCYKCHAEMRGPFMWEHPPVEENCLTCHTPHGSNHNRLLDKKLPQLCQSCHEWSGHPATAYTQADAFIKPPGVTVPISNKLVGRSCLNCHTNIHGSNGPGTHGLRFVR; this is encoded by the coding sequence ATGATGAAAAAGGTAATCTTGTTGCTGGTCATATTTCTCTCCTCGCTGGTCATCTTTTCGGGGAGCGCCTTGTCGCAGCGCGATACGGCGGGCAAGGCGGGCTATGTCGGCTCCGAAACCTGCAGGGGCTGCCATGAGGCGTACTACGAAAGCTATGCGCGCTCGGTGCATGGCAAAAAGGCGGTGCCCGGCACCCCTGCCAGCAGCTTCGGCTGCGAGTCGTGCCATGGGCCCGGAGCGGAACATGTTCAGAAAGGCGGCGGGAGAGGCACCGGTATCTTCACGTTCGAACGGGGCGTTGCTGCCGAGAAGAAGTCGGCACAGTGCCTGTCCTGCCACGAGGACTCCAGGCATCTCGCCTTCTGGAACCTGAGCGAGCACCAGTCGTCAGGCGTCTCCTGCGACCAGTGCCATTCATCGCATTTCGGCGGCGACGAGAACCTGAGAGGACCGGAGCCCGACCTCTGCTTCGATTGCCACCGGAGCATCAACTTTCAGGTTAATAAACAGTCGCACCACCCCATACGTGAGGGAAAAGTGATGTGCACGAGCTGCCACGATACCCACGGGACCATGAACCCGAAGATGATCAAGGCCGACACGGTCAACGAGCTCTGTTATAAGTGCCATGCAGAAATGCGCGGCCCCTTCATGTGGGAGCATCCCCCGGTCGAAGAGAACTGCCTGACCTGCCACACTCCCCACGGCAGCAACCATAACCGGCTTCTCGATAAGAAACTGCCGCAGCTCTGCCAGAGCTGCCACGAATGGAGCGGCCATCCGGCGACTGCATACACGCAGGCCGATGCCTTCATCAAGCCTCCCGGCGTTACTGTTCCCATATCGAATAAGCTCGTCGGCCGGAGCTGCCTGAACTGCCACACGAACATTCACGGAAGCAACGGGCCCGGGACGCATGGCCTGCGGTTCGTGAGATAG